In Salinirussus salinus, the following proteins share a genomic window:
- a CDS encoding pyridoxamine 5'-phosphate oxidase family protein, protein MTEPTGAWSRAELDAFLDSAVVPVRLGCRRPDGGLWMLSLWYRREGERLQCATGAGANVVEYLRADGSVAFEVSTNTPPYMGVRGNGTATVEPDADKTVIRALVERYLGGTGSAMARRLLAEDREEVRITVEPDRLYTWDFTERMREVSAGAPAAAGDPASPRRE, encoded by the coding sequence ATGACCGAACCCACGGGCGCCTGGTCGCGAGCGGAACTCGACGCGTTTCTGGACAGCGCGGTGGTCCCGGTCCGGCTGGGCTGTCGCCGGCCCGACGGCGGGCTATGGATGCTGTCGCTGTGGTACCGCCGCGAGGGCGAGCGCCTGCAGTGTGCGACCGGCGCCGGCGCGAACGTGGTCGAGTACCTGCGAGCGGACGGCTCGGTCGCCTTCGAGGTGTCGACCAACACGCCGCCCTACATGGGTGTCCGGGGCAACGGAACCGCGACCGTCGAGCCCGACGCGGACAAGACCGTCATCCGGGCGCTCGTCGAGCGGTATCTCGGCGGGACGGGGTCGGCGATGGCCCGCCGCCTGCTCGCCGAGGACCGCGAGGAGGTCCGGATCACCGTCGAGCCCGACCGGCTGTACACGTGGGACTTCACCGAGCGGATGCGGGAAGTCAGCGCCGGGGCGCCCGCGGCGGCCGGCGACCCCGCCTCGCCCCGACGGGAGTGA
- a CDS encoding cold-shock protein, translating to MAKGTVDFFKESGGYGFIETDDADEDVFFHMEDIGGPDLEEGQEVEFDIEQAEKGPRATNLKRL from the coding sequence ATGGCGAAAGGTACGGTGGACTTCTTCAAGGAGTCCGGCGGTTACGGTTTCATCGAGACTGACGACGCGGACGAGGACGTGTTCTTCCACATGGAGGACATCGGCGGCCCCGACCTCGAGGAGGGGCAGGAAGTCGAATTCGACATCGAACAGGCCGAGAAGGGGCCGCGCGCGACCAACCTCAAGCGTCTGTAG
- a CDS encoding HalOD1 output domain-containing protein gives MDRSPLVSKVVGALADAEGVDPAELDFVLQNHVDADAVGAIARYSDTTWTLSFEVPGHTVTVTDERVVLVDGARAEPAWP, from the coding sequence ATGGACCGCTCACCGCTCGTGTCGAAGGTCGTCGGCGCGCTCGCCGACGCAGAGGGCGTCGACCCGGCGGAGCTCGACTTCGTCCTCCAGAACCACGTCGACGCCGACGCGGTGGGGGCGATCGCGCGATACTCGGACACCACGTGGACGCTCTCTTTCGAGGTCCCGGGGCACACGGTCACGGTGACCGACGAGCGAGTGGTGCTCGTCGACGGCGCGCGGGCGGAGCCGGCGTGGCCCTGA
- a CDS encoding universal stress protein, with translation MYRVLMPIDSSESRGAAQAEAVAALPNAGEEVTVTLLYAFDDGDRGEETAPRQIPGGSVAYDRLQEAGIAVEQVSRVGDPAAEILAVAEEVDADHIVLGGRKRSPARSLLFGSVTQAVLLDADRPVSVTGGEK, from the coding sequence ATGTATCGCGTGTTGATGCCGATCGACAGCAGCGAATCCCGGGGAGCCGCGCAGGCGGAGGCCGTCGCGGCGCTGCCGAACGCCGGCGAGGAGGTGACGGTGACGCTGCTGTACGCGTTCGACGACGGTGACAGAGGCGAGGAGACCGCACCCCGCCAGATCCCGGGCGGGAGCGTCGCCTACGACCGGCTGCAGGAGGCAGGCATCGCCGTCGAGCAGGTCTCGCGGGTCGGCGACCCGGCCGCGGAGATCCTCGCGGTGGCCGAGGAGGTCGACGCCGACCACATCGTGCTGGGCGGGCGCAAGCGCTCGCCGGCGCGGTCGCTGCTCTTTGGCAGCGTCACGCAGGCGGTGTTGCTCGACGCCGACCGCCCGGTGTCGGTCACCGGCGGCGAGAAGTAA
- a CDS encoding DUF7344 domain-containing protein, with the protein MSDASELFGILAAAHRRRILFLLCEREAVNLPEGLLTRGASADDGNAGGRRSVSASGGETRPGDGSPSSATAREEDLELALVHKHLPKLENRGLVEWDPDERSVSRGPGFEEAEPALRTLAENADAFPGDLY; encoded by the coding sequence ATGTCAGACGCTTCCGAGCTGTTCGGGATCCTGGCGGCGGCCCACCGCCGGCGCATCCTCTTTTTGCTCTGTGAGCGCGAGGCGGTCAATCTGCCGGAGGGGCTGCTCACGCGGGGGGCGTCTGCCGACGACGGAAACGCCGGGGGGCGACGGTCAGTGTCGGCGTCCGGAGGGGAGACACGGCCGGGGGACGGCTCACCTTCGAGTGCCACGGCGCGGGAGGAGGACCTCGAACTCGCGCTCGTCCACAAGCACCTGCCGAAACTCGAAAACCGGGGGCTGGTCGAGTGGGACCCCGACGAGAGGTCCGTCTCCCGGGGTCCCGGCTTCGAGGAGGCCGAGCCGGCGCTTCGCACGCTCGCCGAGAACGCCGACGCCTTCCCCGGAGACCTGTACTGA
- a CDS encoding DUF5778 family protein has protein sequence MTDESAGRRDTDLVQRTWQLLQPGEIELNGLVVHTGFDGSQETQMHQATLEVGEIIAEAAGHDPTDTYVESGNDDPEFSSNQHQGLTLDGEEFVWECQQLLRDGAFDVVFYYEASADHEAVQAAAREAGYEVTGVRGDADSPADALE, from the coding sequence ATGACCGACGAGAGCGCCGGGCGGCGGGACACCGACCTGGTCCAGCGGACCTGGCAACTGCTCCAGCCCGGCGAGATCGAGCTCAACGGGCTCGTCGTCCACACGGGGTTCGACGGGAGTCAGGAGACACAGATGCACCAGGCCACGCTGGAGGTCGGCGAGATAATCGCCGAGGCCGCGGGTCACGACCCGACCGACACGTACGTCGAGTCGGGCAACGACGACCCCGAGTTCTCCTCGAACCAGCACCAGGGGCTGACACTCGACGGCGAGGAGTTCGTCTGGGAGTGCCAGCAACTGCTCCGCGACGGCGCGTTCGACGTCGTCTTCTACTACGAGGCCAGTGCCGACCACGAGGCGGTCCAGGCGGCGGCCCGGGAGGCGGGCTACGAGGTGACCGGCGTCCGCGGCGACGCCGACAGCCCGGCCGACGCCCTGGAGTGA
- a CDS encoding ABC1 kinase family protein has product MNLRSYWRFLVVVKQFLPLIVAYARDRRRFLLFGRSRQVSPATRRRRARKLLQSLLTLGPTFIKLGQLLSTRPDILPPEYIDEFTQLQDSVPPAEWADARGVIEADLGPVEQAFDEFDTDAISGASLGQVYLAEHGGEQVAVKVRRPGVEDLVEADLRVIRWSIPILSRFVGEAQSFSLETLADEFAKTIREEMDYAREARMLEEIKENFADNPEIRIPSVVDERSTGRVLTMEYVPGTKISNVEELDTRRLDRTELAETLQRAYLDMIIEDGVFHADPHPGNLAVQDDGTLVFYDFGMSGYVDPFIQDRIVDFYAAVAAQDIDAILDTLIEMGTLSPEADRQVMADVMELAIADARGEEIEQYRVQQIVQQVEDTIYEFPLRLPSNLALVLRVATVVEGVCVTLDPEFDFISVATEYLGEQGFIEEGVREYVEDRVTEVTDAAQSAVRVPPKLESALDTIERDALTVKAELKDPDRRFERLAKRVILGLVFTAGVLATTVLYVFETAQATGIAAGLTLVVGVLIWRSFRKRRGIRAEPQFTRQAMRERDEGTESEGPALGLGGAGPGVGPGSGAGTGPGADAGEGESASPSRPESGADTGNPEDRPGSGPG; this is encoded by the coding sequence GTGAACCTCCGTTCCTACTGGCGATTTTTGGTCGTCGTCAAGCAGTTTCTCCCGCTTATCGTCGCCTACGCCCGCGACCGCAGGCGGTTCCTGCTGTTCGGCCGCTCCCGGCAGGTCTCGCCGGCGACCCGGCGGCGGCGGGCCCGGAAGCTGCTGCAGTCGCTGCTGACGCTCGGGCCGACGTTCATCAAACTGGGCCAGCTGCTCTCGACCCGGCCCGACATCCTGCCCCCGGAGTACATCGACGAGTTCACCCAGCTCCAGGACAGCGTCCCGCCGGCGGAGTGGGCGGACGCGCGGGGCGTCATCGAGGCCGACCTGGGGCCCGTCGAGCAAGCCTTCGACGAGTTCGACACCGACGCCATCAGCGGCGCGAGCCTCGGGCAGGTCTACCTGGCCGAACACGGGGGCGAGCAGGTGGCCGTGAAGGTCCGCCGGCCGGGCGTGGAGGACCTCGTCGAGGCCGACCTGCGGGTGATCAGGTGGTCGATCCCGATACTCTCCCGCTTCGTCGGCGAGGCGCAGTCCTTCTCGCTGGAGACGCTGGCCGACGAGTTCGCCAAGACGATCCGCGAGGAGATGGATTACGCCCGCGAGGCGCGGATGCTCGAGGAGATCAAGGAAAACTTCGCGGACAACCCCGAGATCCGGATCCCGTCGGTCGTCGACGAGCGCTCGACGGGCCGGGTGCTGACCATGGAGTACGTCCCCGGCACGAAGATCAGCAACGTCGAGGAGCTGGACACCCGCCGGCTCGACCGGACCGAGCTCGCGGAGACCCTCCAGCGGGCCTACCTCGATATGATCATCGAGGACGGCGTCTTCCACGCCGACCCCCACCCCGGCAATCTCGCCGTCCAAGACGACGGGACGCTGGTCTTCTACGACTTCGGCATGTCGGGCTACGTCGACCCGTTCATCCAGGACCGGATCGTCGATTTTTATGCGGCTGTCGCCGCCCAGGACATCGACGCGATCCTCGACACGCTGATCGAGATGGGGACGCTCTCCCCGGAGGCCGACCGCCAGGTGATGGCCGACGTGATGGAGCTGGCGATCGCGGACGCCCGCGGCGAGGAGATCGAGCAGTACCGCGTCCAGCAGATCGTCCAGCAGGTCGAGGACACCATCTACGAGTTCCCCCTCCGTCTGCCCTCGAATCTGGCGCTCGTGCTCCGGGTGGCGACGGTCGTCGAGGGCGTCTGTGTGACGCTGGACCCGGAGTTCGACTTCATCTCGGTGGCGACGGAGTACCTCGGCGAGCAGGGGTTCATCGAGGAGGGCGTCCGGGAGTACGTCGAGGACCGCGTGACCGAGGTGACCGACGCCGCGCAGTCGGCGGTGCGCGTGCCGCCGAAGCTGGAGTCGGCGCTCGACACCATCGAACGTGACGCACTGACGGTCAAGGCGGAGCTCAAGGACCCCGACAGGCGGTTCGAGCGGCTGGCAAAGCGAGTGATCCTCGGGCTCGTCTTCACCGCTGGGGTCCTCGCGACGACGGTCCTGTACGTCTTCGAGACGGCGCAGGCCACCGGTATCGCCGCCGGCCTCACGCTCGTCGTGGGCGTTCTCATCTGGCGGTCGTTCCGCAAGCGCCGCGGTATCCGGGCCGAGCCCCAGTTCACCCGGCAGGCGATGCGCGAGCGCGACGAGGGAACGGAGTCGGAGGGGCCGGCACTGGGACTCGGTGGCGCCGGACCCGGAGTCGGCCCCGGGTCGGGAGCCGGTACCGGGCCCGGAGCCGACGCCGGGGAGGGAGAGAGTGCCAGCCCGAGCAGGCCGGAAAGCGGAGCCGACACCGGGAACCCGGAGGACCGCCCCGGAAGCGGGCCGGGGTAA
- a CDS encoding Hsp20/alpha crystallin family protein — translation MSALRDALRDLPDAVFADLLESDDAYLLVIDLPGATAETVDVRVEGATLVIEARREKDVPPEFRFVEEDRSLFLDVRLPLPPDATGTDAEGSVAGGVLELRLPKRSATPETAVPVHEG, via the coding sequence ATGTCCGCGCTCCGAGACGCGTTGCGGGACCTGCCAGACGCGGTGTTCGCCGACCTGCTGGAGAGTGACGACGCCTACCTCCTGGTGATCGACCTCCCGGGGGCGACGGCGGAGACGGTCGACGTCCGCGTCGAGGGCGCGACGCTGGTCATCGAGGCCCGCCGGGAGAAGGACGTGCCCCCGGAGTTCCGGTTCGTCGAGGAGGACCGGTCGCTGTTCCTGGACGTCCGGCTCCCGCTGCCGCCGGATGCCACCGGCACGGACGCCGAGGGGAGCGTCGCGGGGGGCGTGCTCGAGCTTCGCCTGCCGAAGCGGTCGGCGACGCCGGAGACGGCGGTTCCGGTTCACGAGGGGTGA
- a CDS encoding DUF92 domain-containing protein, with protein sequence MTSTVRRAAAFALVGGLSLVVPWVRRLEEPAFATLTAVLPFLLVAAVALTVGSGTRLFELFARPGDRQDGKLYGLAGFALSAAGLAILAVEFGMPVTVYVGTVFLLAVGNFGGHLVARYRQGALLTTSGFVVAGFLAAAASQLAAARLADLPASWPMVLFLAASGALLAALLREALFRRDDPLVMVSVAMLLWLFAALPLSVTPTRIVVALGVTAVLGGLSYALQTASLPGMLTGVLLSLLTIVLGDYGWFAMLVAFFGVGGLSTKYGYEVKQQRGIAEENEGARGTGNVLANSLVALVAVLAAAASPWLSTSPRLFLFAFAGSLAAALADTLSSEVGGLYDNPRLVTSFEVVEPGTDGAVTWQGELAGLAGALLIAAIGFVGFAELGVPGAAVVAAAGVAGMTVDSLLGATLEGWLLGNQGVNLLATLAAAVVGAGLAVAVGLTAL encoded by the coding sequence GTGACATCGACAGTCCGGCGTGCAGCCGCCTTCGCGCTGGTCGGCGGGCTCTCGCTGGTCGTTCCCTGGGTCAGACGGCTCGAGGAGCCCGCCTTCGCCACCCTCACTGCCGTGCTCCCCTTCCTGCTCGTGGCGGCCGTCGCGCTCACCGTCGGCTCCGGAACACGGCTGTTCGAGCTGTTCGCACGCCCCGGCGACCGCCAGGACGGCAAGCTCTACGGGCTGGCCGGCTTCGCGCTCTCGGCGGCCGGGCTGGCCATCCTCGCCGTCGAATTCGGGATGCCGGTCACGGTCTACGTCGGGACCGTCTTCCTGCTCGCAGTCGGCAACTTCGGGGGCCACCTGGTCGCCCGGTACCGCCAGGGCGCGCTGCTGACCACCAGCGGCTTCGTCGTCGCCGGCTTTCTCGCCGCCGCCGCCAGCCAGCTCGCCGCCGCCCGGCTGGCCGACCTGCCGGCCTCCTGGCCGATGGTGCTCTTTCTGGCAGCCAGCGGCGCCCTGCTGGCCGCGCTGCTCCGCGAGGCGCTGTTCCGCCGCGACGACCCGCTCGTGATGGTCTCGGTCGCCATGCTGCTGTGGCTGTTCGCCGCCCTCCCGCTGTCGGTGACGCCGACCCGGATCGTCGTCGCCCTCGGCGTCACGGCCGTGCTCGGGGGCCTCTCGTACGCCCTCCAGACCGCCTCGCTGCCGGGGATGCTCACCGGCGTCCTCCTGAGCCTCCTGACTATCGTGCTCGGGGACTACGGCTGGTTCGCCATGCTGGTGGCCTTCTTCGGGGTCGGCGGCCTCTCGACGAAGTACGGCTACGAGGTCAAACAGCAACGCGGCATCGCCGAGGAGAACGAGGGCGCCCGCGGGACGGGCAACGTCCTCGCGAACTCGCTGGTCGCGCTGGTGGCGGTGCTCGCCGCGGCCGCCAGCCCCTGGCTGTCGACCTCCCCCCGTCTGTTCCTCTTTGCCTTCGCCGGCTCGCTCGCGGCCGCCCTCGCCGATACCCTCTCCAGCGAGGTCGGCGGCCTGTACGACAACCCCCGGCTGGTCACCTCCTTCGAAGTGGTCGAGCCCGGCACCGACGGCGCGGTCACCTGGCAGGGCGAACTCGCCGGCCTGGCCGGCGCCCTCCTGATCGCCGCCATCGGCTTCGTCGGGTTCGCCGAACTCGGCGTGCCCGGGGCGGCCGTCGTCGCCGCCGCCGGCGTCGCCGGGATGACCGTCGACAGCCTGCTCGGGGCGACCCTGGAGGGGTGGCTGCTGGGCAACCAGGGCGTGAACCTCCTCGCCACGCTGGCCGCCGCCGTGGTCGGCGCCGGGCTGGCCGTCGCCGTCGGGCTGACCGCCTTATGA
- the hemA gene encoding glutamyl-tRNA reductase → MTSTGTIAGASISHTRATVDQLEAAAAPSQREAVLDLLDAGAEEAFVLQTCNRVEGYVVADTAEDGQAALEALVGDTPEELVARMDHTESLRHLLRVAAGLESLVVGEDQILGQVRDAYEDARGVGGIDTILEDGVTKAIRVGERARTETAINEGVVSLASAAARLAAEDVDLGTATGLVVGAGEMGTLAAKTLAGRVEELVVANRTVPHAEHVAEQVDHEDADAVGLDDLPEAVNRADLVVTATGSEDAVLGRETLAGAGETFVVDLGQPRDVPPAAAEVPDATVRDLDALEAVTERTREQRQRAAARVEEIIDEEFDRLLAGYKRKRADRVISAMYESAERVKAAEVERAVQEGDFDDEQRAAVEAMADSIVSQLLAAPTNSLRDAAEQDDWSTINTALQLFDPDFGPDATEPPSFVEGMSPEEIPEAMREEMPAAVLDQLEE, encoded by the coding sequence ATGACGTCGACGGGCACCATCGCCGGGGCGAGCATCTCTCACACGCGGGCGACGGTCGACCAGCTCGAGGCGGCCGCGGCCCCCAGCCAGCGCGAGGCCGTGCTCGACCTGCTCGATGCCGGCGCCGAGGAGGCCTTCGTCCTCCAGACGTGCAACCGCGTCGAGGGGTACGTCGTCGCCGATACCGCCGAGGACGGACAGGCCGCCCTCGAGGCGCTGGTCGGTGACACGCCGGAGGAGCTCGTCGCCCGGATGGACCACACAGAGAGCCTGCGCCACCTGCTGCGGGTGGCCGCAGGCCTCGAATCTCTGGTGGTGGGGGAGGACCAGATCCTCGGCCAGGTCCGGGACGCCTACGAGGACGCCCGCGGCGTCGGCGGCATCGACACCATCCTCGAAGACGGCGTGACCAAGGCGATCCGCGTCGGCGAGCGCGCCCGCACCGAGACGGCGATAAACGAGGGCGTGGTCTCGCTGGCCAGCGCGGCAGCCCGGCTCGCCGCGGAGGACGTCGACCTCGGGACCGCGACCGGACTCGTCGTGGGCGCCGGCGAGATGGGAACGCTGGCGGCGAAGACACTCGCCGGCCGGGTCGAGGAGCTGGTCGTCGCCAACCGGACCGTCCCTCACGCCGAGCACGTGGCCGAGCAGGTCGACCACGAGGACGCCGACGCGGTCGGGCTCGACGACCTGCCCGAGGCCGTGAATCGTGCGGACCTCGTCGTGACGGCCACCGGCAGCGAGGACGCCGTGCTGGGCCGGGAGACGCTGGCCGGGGCTGGCGAGACGTTCGTCGTCGACCTGGGCCAGCCCAGGGACGTGCCCCCGGCGGCCGCCGAGGTACCGGACGCGACGGTCAGGGACCTGGACGCGCTGGAGGCGGTCACCGAGCGAACCCGCGAGCAGCGCCAGCGGGCCGCCGCGCGCGTCGAGGAGATCATCGACGAGGAGTTCGACCGGCTGCTCGCCGGCTACAAGCGCAAGCGCGCCGACCGGGTCATCTCCGCGATGTACGAGAGCGCCGAGCGTGTCAAGGCCGCGGAGGTCGAGCGCGCCGTTCAGGAGGGAGACTTCGACGACGAGCAGCGGGCGGCCGTCGAGGCGATGGCCGACTCAATCGTCTCCCAGCTCCTGGCGGCGCCGACGAACAGCCTCCGGGACGCCGCCGAGCAGGACGACTGGTCGACGATCAACACCGCCCTCCAACTGTTCGACCCCGACTTCGGGCCCGACGCCACCGAGCCGCCCTCGTTCGTCGAGGGGATGAGCCCCGAGGAGATCCCCGAGGCCATGCGCGAGGAGATGCCGGCGGCCGTGCTCGACCAGCTCGAGGAGTAG
- a CDS encoding HAD family hydrolase, with the protein MTGRDYDFWLLDLDGTVVDVRQPYVHEVVEEVGDRLGVGFTDREANLIWYGPGRAREAMFARKDVDAEAFWGVFHEVDRPENRAEASYVYEDAAATVPDLSGPVGVVTHCQEHLTGPVLEALDIGDWFDTVVCCTHETGWKPDPTPVEMAIADLGIRGARTGAMAGDGPRDVQAAHNAGLDGIHVARHDHPAGAEAAALDGATRVRTLTDLWD; encoded by the coding sequence ATGACCGGTCGCGACTACGACTTCTGGCTGCTGGACCTGGACGGCACCGTCGTGGACGTCCGCCAGCCCTACGTCCACGAGGTGGTCGAGGAGGTCGGCGACCGGCTGGGCGTGGGCTTCACCGACCGGGAGGCGAACCTCATCTGGTACGGTCCCGGCCGGGCGCGCGAGGCCATGTTCGCCCGCAAGGACGTCGACGCGGAGGCGTTCTGGGGCGTGTTCCACGAGGTCGACCGGCCGGAGAACCGCGCCGAGGCCTCCTACGTCTACGAGGACGCGGCCGCCACGGTCCCCGACCTCTCGGGGCCGGTCGGAGTCGTGACTCACTGCCAGGAGCATTTGACCGGCCCGGTGCTGGAGGCACTGGACATCGGGGACTGGTTCGACACCGTCGTCTGTTGTACCCACGAAACGGGCTGGAAGCCCGACCCGACGCCGGTGGAGATGGCCATCGCCGACCTCGGGATACGCGGCGCCCGGACGGGTGCAATGGCCGGTGACGGCCCGCGGGACGTGCAGGCGGCCCACAACGCGGGACTGGACGGGATCCACGTGGCCCGTCACGACCACCCGGCGGGCGCCGAGGCAGCAGCCCTCGACGGCGCCACCCGGGTGCGGACGCTGACGGACCTGTGGGACTGA
- a CDS encoding undecaprenyl diphosphate synthase family protein, whose protein sequence is MGIYDAYLAARIRHSDAALPETVAVVLTERDLLDGGYATLEELLGWAVEFGADRVVVYVSVLDEEAVPRLREGLERVEAPRRMAVRSPDDDERADAPIQVSIGLGGKHEFTTAVRQLAEAVDAGELDPGEIEEADVEERLVFPVAPDLVVKTGAERLSDFMIWQSVYSELYFTDVNWQNVRRRDYLRALRDYQDRQRRFGR, encoded by the coding sequence GTGGGTATCTACGACGCCTACCTCGCCGCCCGCATCCGGCACAGCGACGCCGCCCTCCCCGAGACAGTCGCCGTGGTCCTCACGGAGCGGGACCTGCTCGACGGCGGGTACGCGACCCTGGAGGAGCTGCTGGGCTGGGCCGTCGAGTTCGGCGCCGACCGCGTGGTCGTCTACGTCAGTGTCCTCGACGAAGAAGCCGTCCCGCGGCTCCGGGAGGGGCTCGAGCGGGTCGAGGCGCCGCGACGGATGGCCGTCCGGAGTCCCGACGACGACGAGCGCGCCGACGCCCCCATCCAGGTGAGCATCGGGCTGGGCGGCAAACACGAGTTCACGACCGCCGTCCGGCAGCTGGCCGAGGCCGTCGACGCCGGCGAGCTCGACCCCGGGGAGATCGAGGAGGCGGACGTCGAGGAACGCCTCGTCTTCCCGGTCGCCCCCGACCTGGTGGTCAAGACCGGCGCCGAGCGGCTCTCGGATTTCATGATCTGGCAGTCGGTCTACTCCGAACTCTACTTCACCGACGTGAACTGGCAGAACGTCCGCCGCCGGGACTACCTGCGCGCGCTGCGGGACTACCAGGACCGCCAGCGGCGATTCGGCCGATAG
- a CDS encoding 4a-hydroxytetrahydrobiopterin dehydratase, with translation MADPLSDAEVEAQLPGGWEHDGDEIVRTFEFDSYLDGVGFLSGAAGLAEEAWHHPEMTVTWGEVEVRLTTHEEDAVTGKDIDLAERFNEIYD, from the coding sequence ATGGCCGACCCACTCTCCGACGCGGAGGTCGAGGCACAGCTTCCCGGCGGCTGGGAGCACGACGGCGACGAAATCGTCCGCACCTTCGAGTTCGACTCCTACCTGGACGGCGTGGGCTTTCTCTCGGGCGCGGCGGGGCTGGCCGAGGAGGCCTGGCACCACCCCGAGATGACCGTCACCTGGGGCGAGGTGGAGGTCCGCCTGACCACCCACGAGGAGGACGCCGTGACCGGGAAGGACATCGACCTCGCCGAGCGGTTCAACGAGATATACGACTGA
- a CDS encoding precorrin-2 dehydrogenase/sirohydrochlorin ferrochelatase family protein, translating to MIPLLHDFAGERVLVFGGGAVGARKARRFAREAEVVVLAPDFPGEFGDGGGAGSLELVRAAPAPGDVAGWLDRVEPALAVAATDDAAVNDAVERAAGERGVLVNRADRSRVDRGEEAGTPNAARVVVPATVRDGPVVASVATGGRAPALSRRLRRDLEGVVDGAGELAEVTAELRAELRDSAPEERRAAVRAVVDSDAVWKALDTPDDNLRKTARAVISDVTGDPG from the coding sequence ATGATACCGCTGCTCCACGACTTCGCCGGCGAGCGCGTGCTCGTGTTCGGGGGCGGGGCCGTCGGGGCCCGGAAGGCCCGCCGGTTCGCCCGCGAGGCCGAGGTCGTGGTGCTCGCACCCGACTTCCCGGGCGAGTTCGGGGACGGCGGCGGGGCCGGAAGCCTCGAACTCGTGCGGGCAGCGCCCGCTCCCGGGGACGTGGCCGGGTGGCTCGACCGGGTGGAACCGGCGCTGGCCGTCGCCGCCACCGACGACGCGGCGGTGAACGACGCGGTCGAGCGCGCGGCCGGGGAGCGGGGCGTGCTGGTGAACCGGGCCGACCGGTCCCGTGTCGACCGGGGTGAAGAGGCCGGGACGCCGAACGCCGCCCGGGTGGTCGTTCCGGCGACAGTCCGGGACGGCCCCGTCGTCGCGAGCGTCGCGACCGGGGGTCGGGCGCCGGCGCTGTCCCGGCGGCTCAGACGTGACCTCGAGGGGGTCGTTGACGGAGCGGGCGAGCTGGCGGAGGTGACCGCCGAGTTGCGCGCGGAACTGCGGGACAGCGCGCCGGAAGAGCGCCGGGCAGCGGTCCGGGCGGTCGTCGACAGCGACGCCGTTTGGAAGGCTTTAGATACCCCCGACGACAACCTCCGGAAGACAGCAAGAGCCGTGATCTCAGACGTGACGGGTGACCCGGGATGA
- the uppS gene encoding polyprenyl diphosphate synthase produces MRTYLRRLADAAYERLLRAELSETPSHVAVIQDGNRRYADRQGGDAADGHRAGAQTTEQLLDWCDELGVREVTLYAFSTENFERPPEEREHLFDLITEKLREFADADRVHDAEVRIRAIGDRDRLPERVREAVDYAEARTREYDRLHLNVALAYGGRAELLGAARDIAREVAAGERDPGEVDTGAVEAALPEGPTRDVDLIVRTGGDERTSNFLPWQANGNEAAVYFCTPYWPEFRKIDFLRGIRTYQHREQSWRRTRARRALALVRALGGDAETPRARRVLRRFRDALPSGEREAVEEEVEQPAD; encoded by the coding sequence ATGCGAACGTACCTGCGACGGCTCGCCGACGCGGCCTACGAGCGGCTGCTCCGGGCCGAACTCTCCGAGACCCCGTCGCACGTGGCGGTCATCCAGGACGGCAACCGTCGGTACGCCGACAGGCAGGGCGGGGACGCCGCCGACGGCCACCGCGCGGGTGCCCAGACCACCGAACAGCTGCTCGACTGGTGTGACGAACTCGGCGTCCGGGAGGTCACCCTCTACGCATTCTCGACGGAGAACTTCGAGCGCCCCCCCGAGGAGCGCGAACACCTCTTCGACCTGATCACGGAGAAACTCCGGGAGTTCGCCGACGCCGACCGGGTCCACGACGCCGAGGTCCGGATCCGCGCCATCGGCGACCGCGACCGCCTCCCCGAGCGGGTCCGGGAGGCCGTCGACTACGCCGAGGCCCGAACCCGCGAGTACGACCGGCTGCACCTCAACGTCGCGCTGGCCTACGGCGGCCGGGCGGAGCTTCTGGGGGCCGCCCGCGACATCGCCCGCGAGGTGGCCGCCGGCGAGCGCGACCCCGGCGAGGTCGACACCGGGGCCGTCGAGGCGGCACTGCCGGAAGGGCCGACCCGCGACGTCGACCTCATCGTCCGCACCGGCGGCGACGAGCGCACCTCGAACTTCCTGCCCTGGCAGGCCAACGGCAACGAGGCCGCCGTCTACTTCTGTACGCCCTACTGGCCGGAGTTCCGGAAGATCGACTTCCTGCGGGGGATCCGGACCTACCAGCACCGCGAACAGTCCTGGCGCCGCACCCGGGCCCGCCGCGCGCTGGCGCTGGTGCGCGCGCTCGGCGGCGACGCCGAGACCCCGCGTGCCCGGCGGGTGCTCCGGCGGTTCCGGGATGCGCTCCCCAGCGGCGAGCGCGAGGCCGTCGAAGAGGAAGTCGAACAGCCGGCCGACTGA